AGGGCACCGCGGTATCACCCTCGCCGGTGTCGTACCATTCGATTTCGGTACTCGACCGTCCTGATACTGTTATCCCCAGCGCGCTATTCAGTGGTAAACCCACTGTGGACAGGATAGCGACGCAGAGAAACAGCCGTAGCCAACATTTCATTCTGCCTCCCTTTCTTTCTTTGTTGGACATCATTGGGACTGTATTTCTCCTCTGTGGGCCTCCTTATCCTCCGCTTTGGTTTTGAGAAATACAGAAACGAATATTCTTTCATTTCGATGGCTCTTCTAACGCCTAAAAATGATTCAGAAATTCGTATAATCTTGATTTCTTGTGCGAGTTTTGTGCCACCCATCCAATCCCCTAAAAATGCCCAGCCCCAAGAAAGAAAGGCACAGAAAACATCAAATATGACAACATCAGCGTCAAATATAACAATATCACCATATTTGGCATTTCGCAGGCAAACGAAATCCCGCGATACAAGCAGCCAAAACCAACTTCTTTATTAGAGAATCATAAATATTTTCTCCCTCCAAAATGACAGTTTCGGCTAAAGGAGAAATAAACCATGACAAAACACTTATTTTTATCACGGCTTCATGAAGTGTCACATATGACAACTTGTGTTGCCATATATGGCGAACCGTAGTAAATCTTAAAAAGACATTTCATCAGCTATCCAACCAAAAGGACCCAATATGGATGTCAGCAAGGATGAATTTTTTCGCGAAGTAACGCTGAGAATCTGCAGCAGTCTGGAACTCAAGACGGCTCTCTCGAGAGCCTTTGAACATCTGCGCGACTACTTTCCCCTCGACAGCCTTTCTCTCGATATTCCGGACAGGAATCTGAGTTCTATACGCCAGATAGCTCTGGCCTCCGGCAGTGAGAAAAGAAAGGAAGCCATCATTCCCCTTCCCAAAGAGCTCTGGAACTGGCTGATGGAGCTGCGCGACCCGCTCATACTCTCCGATCCGAATCAGAACGAGCGCATACGAGCCTTTTCTCCCCTGATTAAACTTCAGGGCTTCAGCGACCTTTCGCTTCCACTGCGCATTGAGGACAAATTGATCGGATTTCTAGTCCTTCGCGTCAAAGGGAAAAACAAATACACAAAAGAGCACGCCGAATTGCTCGCTTCGGTCGTTGAGCCTTTTGCCATCGCCCTCAACAATGCTCTCGCCCACGAAGCTGAGATCAAATATCGCGAGATCCTTCTCGACGATAACCGCTTTTTCAACCGGGAACTTCTGGCTCATAGCGACGAAGAGGTTATCGGAGCCAGCTCAGGATTGGCCAATGTCATGGAAATGGTTCGCCAGGTGGCACCGCGCTCCAACACGGTATTGCTCATGGGAGAGACCGGCACCGGCAAGGAGGTGATCGCAAACGCCATTCACTTTGCCTCATCGCGCAAGGAAGGCCCCTTCATCAAGGTCAACTGCGGCGCCATTCCGGAAAGCCTGATCGACAGCGAACTGTTCGGGCATGAAAAAGGGGCGTTTACCGGGGCTACATCAGAAAAACGCGGGCGTTTTGAACGGGCCAACGGCGGTACCATTTTTCTCGACGAAATTGGAGAATTACCCCCACAAGCTCAGGTAAGGTTGCTGCGGGTACTGCAAAACCGTGAAATCGAACGGGTCGGCGGTGTCAAGCCCATCCCTGTGGACATCCGGGTGATTGCCGCAACCCACCGCGACCTGGTCGAGATGGTCTCGAATAATGACTTTCGTGAGGATTTGTGGTTCAGGTTAAACGTGTTTCCGATCATGGTGCCCCCTTTAAGGTTGAGAAAAGAGGACATCCCAGCTCTTACAAGGCACTTTGTTGCCGTTAAAAGCCATGAAGTCGGTCTTGCCATCCCCCCTGAGATCGCTCCTGGGGCGCTTGAGCAATTGATAAACTACCGCTGGCCGGGCAATGTACGAGAACTGGAGAATGTCGTGGAGCGCGAGCTGATTTGCCATCGTAGTGGGCAATTGAGTTTCAACGATCTTGTTCCCGGAGAAAGATCCTCTACGCCGGATGCCGGTGTCGACAGGCAGGCCAACACACCATTAAACCTTGATCAAGCCATGGCGAGGCACATTAGTAGCGTCCTGAATAAAACCGATGGGAAAATCCACGGCCCAGGTGGCGCCGCAGAGCTCCTCGGCATCAACCCAAGCACGCTTCGCGCCAGAATGAATAAACTAGGCGTTAAATACGGGCGCAGAAGCCATCCCGAGCCATAGGTCACGAGAGGGAGACCCGCCCACCAAAAAGCCCCCCCTCCTTTAGTGCTGATATCCCCGCCATTCAGAATTGCGACATATAACAAAATTGCCACATCCAACAGTCACATTTGGCAATTATGCAGACGCAGACACAGTTGCCAGTCGATAAACCACCATTGTCAGGGGGAGTATCGCACTGGCATGATTCTCGCTATTCCACTAAAAATCGAACGAGTATTCTATCATCAAACTGGTCAAGCTCCTCGAACAGGACCGTCCCTATCCCCTTGATGGTCAGTGAAGACAACTTGAGGAAAAAGCACATGGGAAAAGCACAAATCGCATCAGAAAAAAAACGGAGACGGATTCTACTCGAGGCCCGCCGGCTTTTCGCCGAGAAAGGTTTTCATGCGGTATCCGTTCCTGAAATTGTCAAAGCCTCTGGCGTAAGCACCGGAACCGTCTACAAAAACTTTTCACCCAAAGAAGACCTTGCGCGAGAAATCTACAGAACGTCGAGAATAGAGCTGGAAAAGAGAGTTGAACTCCGTGTCTGCCGAGAGGAAACAGCTCATAAGAAACTCTGCGCTGTCATCGATTCATTTCTTGAGATCGCCCAGATTAAGTATGACTTGATCGCATTTTTATTTTTATCCGACAGTAGCGAGTTCTCTGAAAAACCGTCAAACATCTTTGAACTGCCAACAGGCGAAATCACGTTGAAAATCTTCTCCGAGGGCATTCAACAGCTTGCCATCAAACCTGGAAACTTGCCGAACAAGATCTGTGCTTTTTACGGCATTCTGTTGATGGCCATAAAAACGAACTTTTCAAACCAAAACAATGATCCTCTTCCCCACCCTCATTATAAGGATATTCAGAGAAGAGTGTGGAGCGCCTCTTTCATCTAACAAACCGATCCGTGAGCCGCTTAAATCACACCAGCCGACATCACACAAACAAAGGAAAAACATGAGTTCGCATGAAATCGAAAATATCCAGGAAATTCTTTGCCGACTGCATGGAGCACGGCTGATTTTATTGAAAACAAGTGGAGTAAGTGGTCATTTCGGCCACATTTCGTCCAGTGTCAGTAATTACCTCAGCCTGACCATTGAGGAGATCAAAAGAAATGAAGACTACATTGTCATGACACCACATTATCCCTGTATTTTCCCCTGGGATCGCATTCTCAACAGCCCCAGCTGTCCTGGATGCATGAGACACTGGACACGCCCGAACCCTCTCAAGAAGGAAGATCAATCGAAACAGGTTGAAAATGCCTTGCAATTAATTACGAAAGCACAAGAGGAAATCCGTCAAACCCACGCGGCGTGGACATCCGAATGCATGGAGTTTCTTGCCGAAGCACGTTTTAAATTGGAACGCTTGCCAAAGGATAACTTTTTCTATATTCCCAAAATGTAAACAGACCTCTGGACAGGTGAGCCCCCATCAGTCCGTCTAGTGCTCTTTGAACGATGGTGTTCCTCATGGCAAATCAAGGTAGCGCTCAACCCCTTTTTTCAGTTTTTCCAAACCCTGCACAACCCTGGTGCGTTGCGTCGCCAGATTCATGCGCAGAAAATGGCGACCATTTTCACCATACGCTGAGCCATCCGATAAAATCAGACCGGTTTCTTTGCGCAAGAACTCACTGAGGTTGTCATCATTCCGACACCCAAGCTGGCGACAATCAATCCAGAGCAGGTAGGTTGCCTGCGATGGAATCACCGAGAGGTGAGGAATATGCTGGCCGATATATTCCGCCGCAACCGTTTTATTGGCGTGAATGTAGGCGCGCAGCTCCTCCAGCCACGCCTCCCCGTCGGTAAAGGCGGCAATCGTCGCCTCCACGGCAAAGGCATTGGGCTCGGCAACTTCATCGGTGTTAAGCCCGCGATTGACCTTATGGCGCAGCAGCGGATCCGGCACAATCACACTGGCGGTTTGCAGCCCGGCCAGATTAAAGGCCTTGGTCGGCGCAATACAGGTCATGCTGATCCGGGCACAGGTTTCCGAGACGGAGGCAAACGGCGTATAGCCGACACCGGGATCGGTCAGGTCACAATGGATTTCATCCGCCACCACCAGCACGTCATGCCTGGCGCACAATTCGCCAATCCGCGCCAGCGTCTCGCGATCCCACACCTTACCCACCGGATTGTGGGGATTGCACAAAATCATTAATGTCGTCTGCGGCTGAGACAGTTTGTTTTCAAGGTCGGCAAAATCGACCGAATATTGCCCCTGCTGACAGATCAGGTTGCTCTCAAGGATATGACGACCGTTATTGACGATTGAGTTGTAGAAAATATTATACACAGGCGGTTGCAGCAGGACATTTTCGCCAACGGTGGTCACCTTGCGAACAATGGAGGAGATGGCCGGCACGACGCCGGTGGCATAAAGAATCCACTCTTTCTGAATGGCAAAGCCATTCCTTCGTGTCCACCAACCACTGACCGCGGCGTAATACGCGTCCGGCACGATGGTATAGCCGAAAATCCCCCTGTCCACCTTGTGACGCAGTGCTTCAACCACCGCCGATGCCGTGGCAAAGTCCATATCGGCAACCCACATCGGCAACTCGTGTTCAGCGACCTGCCATTTCATTGAAAAGGTGTTGGTGCGATCGGTGACCGTGTCAAAATCAAACGGCATGTTTCAGCTCTCCTGTGACGATGGTCGTTTTGGCCGGATCAATCTGCGGATCATCAAAGATCAGCTCACCAATCCCCTTGGCTTTAATGGTCCCACTGATCGGATTCTTAACACTGTCAATGCAGGTAGTCACATCAACATCAATGTCACGACAGTACTCAAAAGCGAGGGGGGTATTGAGGACGCGGCAATTTTTCAGCACCAGCCCGTCGATGTAACAAAATCCTTGAAGACTCTGGATGGTACAGTTGATAAACGTCAGATTGCGCGAGTTCCAGCCGATA
This is a stretch of genomic DNA from uncultured Desulfuromonas sp.. It encodes these proteins:
- a CDS encoding TetR/AcrR family transcriptional regulator, with the protein product MGKAQIASEKKRRRILLEARRLFAEKGFHAVSVPEIVKASGVSTGTVYKNFSPKEDLAREIYRTSRIELEKRVELRVCREETAHKKLCAVIDSFLEIAQIKYDLIAFLFLSDSSEFSEKPSNIFELPTGEITLKIFSEGIQQLAIKPGNLPNKICAFYGILLMAIKTNFSNQNNDPLPHPHYKDIQRRVWSASFI
- a CDS encoding sigma 54-interacting transcriptional regulator, with the protein product MDVSKDEFFREVTLRICSSLELKTALSRAFEHLRDYFPLDSLSLDIPDRNLSSIRQIALASGSEKRKEAIIPLPKELWNWLMELRDPLILSDPNQNERIRAFSPLIKLQGFSDLSLPLRIEDKLIGFLVLRVKGKNKYTKEHAELLASVVEPFAIALNNALAHEAEIKYREILLDDNRFFNRELLAHSDEEVIGASSGLANVMEMVRQVAPRSNTVLLMGETGTGKEVIANAIHFASSRKEGPFIKVNCGAIPESLIDSELFGHEKGAFTGATSEKRGRFERANGGTIFLDEIGELPPQAQVRLLRVLQNREIERVGGVKPIPVDIRVIAATHRDLVEMVSNNDFREDLWFRLNVFPIMVPPLRLRKEDIPALTRHFVAVKSHEVGLAIPPEIAPGALEQLINYRWPGNVRELENVVERELICHRSGQLSFNDLVPGERSSTPDAGVDRQANTPLNLDQAMARHISSVLNKTDGKIHGPGGAAELLGINPSTLRARMNKLGVKYGRRSHPEP
- a CDS encoding MalY/PatB family protein: MPFDFDTVTDRTNTFSMKWQVAEHELPMWVADMDFATASAVVEALRHKVDRGIFGYTIVPDAYYAAVSGWWTRRNGFAIQKEWILYATGVVPAISSIVRKVTTVGENVLLQPPVYNIFYNSIVNNGRHILESNLICQQGQYSVDFADLENKLSQPQTTLMILCNPHNPVGKVWDRETLARIGELCARHDVLVVADEIHCDLTDPGVGYTPFASVSETCARISMTCIAPTKAFNLAGLQTASVIVPDPLLRHKVNRGLNTDEVAEPNAFAVEATIAAFTDGEAWLEELRAYIHANKTVAAEYIGQHIPHLSVIPSQATYLLWIDCRQLGCRNDDNLSEFLRKETGLILSDGSAYGENGRHFLRMNLATQRTRVVQGLEKLKKGVERYLDLP